The following are from one region of the Methylophilus sp. DW102 genome:
- the mutS gene encoding DNA mismatch repair protein MutS: MSFENHTPMMRQYLTLKAQYPDMLLFYRMGDFYELFFEDAEKAARLLGITLTRRGASNGEPIKMAGLPYHAAEQYLAKLAKMGEAVAICEQVGDPATSKGPVAREVTRILTPGTLTDAALLDETRDNTLLCVARGEGVLGLARLNLASGEFVLTEIAPGHLPQELERIHPAELVMAEDHNAEVLQHARCAKKRLAPWQFDLETASRSLTQQFNTHDLAGFGCGEMPAAVTAAGALLEYVKHTQRTALPHIVGLRVEQSHHYLQLDAATRRNLEIDTTIRGEASPTLYSLLNSTQTAMGARLLRHWLHHPLRNQQTIQQRHLAVAELFEQFLDQALQQALHHVGDIERMTARVALKSARPRDLSGLRDSLLQLPALVSVLPRTQSGLLQSLIAELQVPGEALQILVQAIQAEPSAVLREGGVIATGYDAELDELRAIQTDHGDFLLQFEAAEKARTGITNLKVEYNSVHGFYIEISRLQAESAPAEYRRRQTLKNVERFITPELKAFEDKVLSANERALAREKMLYEQVLEALLPHIAQLQRIATAVATLDVLACFAERARSLNYVQPQFRADTGIDIQGGRHPVVESIAQPYVANDVVLNPYRQLLLITGPNMGGKSTFMRQTALIVLLAYCGSFVPAQSAMIGEIDRIFTRIGASDDLAGGRSTFMVEMTETANILNNATANSLVLLDEIGRGTSTFDGLSLAWAVAKQLLEKNKSLTLFATHYFELTRIVDEAKHAANVHLDAVEHGQGIVFLHKVEEGAATMSYGIQVAQLAGIPKSVVQLAKRKLQQLENQTIAATPQNDLFASVVDPEEPPAHPVVAELERIQPDDLTPKQALELLYQLKKQL, encoded by the coding sequence ATGTCCTTCGAAAACCACACCCCCATGATGCGTCAATATCTGACGCTTAAAGCACAGTATCCCGATATGCTGCTGTTTTACCGCATGGGTGATTTTTACGAACTGTTTTTTGAGGATGCAGAAAAGGCAGCCCGTTTGTTGGGGATTACCTTAACTCGCCGTGGTGCCAGCAATGGCGAGCCGATCAAAATGGCAGGCTTGCCTTACCATGCGGCCGAGCAGTATCTGGCCAAGCTGGCAAAAATGGGCGAGGCAGTGGCCATTTGCGAGCAGGTGGGCGATCCGGCGACCTCAAAAGGGCCGGTGGCGCGCGAAGTGACGCGCATCCTGACGCCGGGCACACTGACGGATGCGGCCTTGCTGGATGAAACCCGCGATAACACTTTGCTCTGCGTGGCCAGGGGCGAGGGTGTATTGGGGTTAGCACGGCTCAATCTGGCCTCAGGCGAGTTTGTCTTGACTGAAATTGCACCAGGACATTTGCCGCAGGAGCTGGAGCGCATCCATCCGGCGGAGCTGGTGATGGCTGAAGATCATAATGCTGAGGTCTTGCAGCATGCACGTTGCGCCAAAAAACGGCTTGCCCCCTGGCAATTTGACCTGGAAACTGCCAGCCGCAGTTTGACCCAGCAATTCAATACGCATGACCTGGCCGGGTTTGGCTGTGGCGAGATGCCCGCGGCAGTGACGGCGGCGGGGGCCTTGCTGGAGTATGTGAAACATACGCAGCGCACGGCCTTGCCGCATATTGTCGGCTTGCGCGTCGAGCAGAGCCATCATTACCTGCAACTGGATGCGGCGACCCGGCGTAATCTGGAAATCGATACCACCATACGCGGGGAGGCTTCTCCCACTTTGTATTCGCTGCTGAACTCGACGCAAACCGCCATGGGTGCGCGTTTGTTGCGGCATTGGTTGCATCATCCCTTGCGCAACCAGCAGACCATCCAGCAGCGGCATCTGGCAGTTGCCGAGTTATTTGAACAGTTTTTAGATCAAGCCTTGCAGCAGGCTTTGCATCACGTCGGTGATATTGAGCGCATGACTGCACGCGTGGCGCTCAAGTCGGCCAGACCACGCGATTTGTCTGGTCTGCGCGATAGCTTGTTGCAGCTGCCGGCGCTGGTCAGCGTCTTGCCGCGGACACAATCCGGCTTGTTGCAGAGCCTGATCGCCGAATTGCAGGTACCTGGCGAGGCCTTGCAGATATTGGTGCAGGCGATTCAAGCCGAGCCGTCTGCTGTGCTGCGTGAGGGCGGTGTGATTGCGACGGGCTACGATGCCGAGCTCGATGAGCTGCGGGCGATTCAGACCGACCACGGCGATTTTCTGTTGCAATTTGAGGCCGCTGAAAAAGCCCGTACTGGCATTACTAACCTCAAGGTTGAATACAACAGCGTGCATGGTTTTTACATTGAAATCAGCCGCTTACAGGCAGAAAGTGCGCCAGCGGAGTATCGTCGCCGCCAGACCTTGAAAAATGTAGAGCGCTTTATCACGCCCGAGTTAAAAGCGTTTGAGGATAAAGTGTTGAGCGCCAATGAGCGTGCGCTTGCACGTGAAAAAATGCTGTATGAACAGGTGTTAGAGGCTTTACTGCCACACATCGCCCAGTTGCAGCGCATTGCCACCGCCGTGGCGACCTTAGATGTGCTGGCCTGTTTTGCCGAGCGCGCACGGTCGCTCAATTATGTGCAGCCGCAATTCCGTGCTGACACTGGCATAGATATTCAGGGCGGTCGGCATCCGGTGGTCGAGAGTATCGCCCAGCCCTATGTGGCCAACGATGTCGTGCTCAATCCCTATCGGCAGTTATTGCTAATCACCGGCCCCAATATGGGCGGTAAATCCACCTTTATGCGGCAAACGGCCTTGATTGTGTTGCTGGCCTACTGCGGCAGTTTTGTGCCTGCCCAAAGCGCAATGATTGGCGAAATAGACCGTATTTTTACCCGTATCGGTGCCTCAGACGATCTGGCAGGCGGGCGCTCCACGTTTATGGTCGAAATGACGGAGACGGCGAATATCCTGAATAATGCCACCGCAAACAGCCTGGTATTACTGGATGAAATCGGCCGTGGGACCAGTACCTTTGATGGCTTGAGCTTGGCTTGGGCGGTGGCCAAACAACTGCTCGAAAAAAACAAGTCACTGACTCTGTTTGCCACCCATTATTTTGAGCTGACGCGCATTGTCGATGAAGCCAAGCATGCCGCCAACGTTCATCTTGACGCCGTTGAGCATGGTCAGGGCATCGTCTTTTTGCATAAAGTTGAAGAGGGCGCCGCGACCATGAGTTATGGCATACAGGTGGCACAGCTGGCAGGAATTCCCAAATCGGTAGTGCAATTGGCCAAACGCAAATTGCAGCAACTCGAAAACCAGACCATTGCAGCGACACCGCAAAACGATTTGTTTGCCAGTGTCGTGGACCCCGAGGAACCGCCTGCCCATCCGGTGGTCGCAGAATTGGAACGCATACAGCCTGACGACCTGACACCGAAGCAGGCATTAGAGTTACTTTATCAATTGAAAAAACAACTGTGA
- a CDS encoding nitroreductase family protein, with amino-acid sequence MQKPAITQQPINDLIANRWSGRAYDASQGVSQEQVISLLEAARWAPSCFGDQPWRYVVCNKADNLQAWQAAFDCLVPGNQSWAVNAPVLLLICADTLFSHNDKPNRWAPYDTGAATENLCLQATALGLMAHQMGGFDADKARTTFNVPERYQILAMVTVGYQADVESLTGETKERETAARSRKPLNELFFNGQWNQSIV; translated from the coding sequence ATGCAAAAGCCAGCCATTACCCAGCAGCCCATAAACGATCTGATTGCCAACCGTTGGAGTGGCCGCGCCTATGATGCCAGCCAAGGCGTGAGTCAAGAACAAGTCATCAGCCTGCTAGAAGCAGCACGCTGGGCGCCTTCCTGCTTTGGCGATCAGCCCTGGCGCTACGTGGTTTGCAACAAGGCGGATAACCTGCAAGCCTGGCAAGCAGCGTTTGATTGCCTGGTGCCTGGCAACCAGAGCTGGGCTGTGAACGCACCGGTGTTGTTACTGATTTGTGCCGATACCCTGTTTAGCCATAACGACAAACCTAACAGATGGGCGCCATACGATACCGGCGCTGCTACTGAGAACCTGTGTCTGCAAGCCACCGCACTTGGCCTGATGGCGCACCAGATGGGCGGTTTTGATGCTGACAAAGCCAGAACGACCTTCAACGTGCCTGAGCGTTACCAGATTCTGGCCATGGTCACCGTCGGTTACCAAGCGGATGTTGAAAGCCTCACGGGTGAAACCAAAGAGCGTGAAACCGCGGCGCGAAGCCGTAAACCGCTCAATGAGCTGTTTTTCAATGGTCAATGGAATCAAAGCATTGTTTAA
- a CDS encoding thioredoxin family protein: protein MAVVTLTKSNFKETIENHPFVIVDFWAPWCDPCVAFTPTFEAAAEKNPDIVFGMVNTETDPEISDYFEVKQIPGLLVIRERAGIHAQVGEIGAPALDEIIKWARDFDMTPVREYYKAEDAKQ, encoded by the coding sequence ATGGCAGTCGTTACGCTGACCAAATCAAATTTTAAAGAAACCATCGAGAATCACCCATTCGTGATTGTCGATTTCTGGGCGCCATGGTGTGATCCATGTGTCGCGTTTACACCCACCTTCGAGGCTGCGGCAGAGAAAAATCCAGACATCGTGTTTGGCATGGTCAATACCGAAACCGACCCTGAAATCTCAGATTATTTTGAGGTGAAGCAGATTCCAGGCTTACTCGTGATACGTGAACGTGCAGGCATACACGCACAAGTCGGCGAGATTGGCGCGCCAGCACTGGATGAAATTATCAAATGGGCAAGAGACTTTGATATGACACCAGTGCGGGAATATTACAAAGCAGAAGATGCCAAGCAATAA